One segment of Streptomyces bathyalis DNA contains the following:
- the ald gene encoding alanine dehydrogenase gives MKVGIPREVKNNEFRVAITPAGAHELVRNGHQVTVEQGAGLGSSIPDEEYVAAGATILGSADEVWATADMLLKVKEPVAEEYGRLRKDQTLFTYLHLAASKECTDALLDSGTTAIAYETVETSNRALPLLAPMSEVAGRIAPQVGAYHLMRSAGGRGVLPGGVPGVQAGRAVVIGGGVSGWNATQIAIGLGFHVTLLDKDVNKLREADRIFGTKVRTVASNAYELERAVLEADLVVGAVLIPGAKAPKLVSNELVSRMKPGSVLVDIAIDQGGCFEDARPTTHAEPTFQVHESVFYCVANMPGAVPSTSTYALTNATLPYIVELANCGWRNALRQDATLAKGLNVHDGEVFYGPVAEAHGLGSRELGTLLG, from the coding sequence GTGAAGGTCGGCATCCCCCGCGAGGTCAAGAACAACGAGTTCCGCGTGGCCATCACCCCGGCCGGGGCGCACGAACTCGTACGCAACGGACACCAGGTCACGGTGGAGCAAGGAGCCGGACTCGGTTCCTCCATCCCGGACGAGGAGTACGTCGCTGCCGGAGCCACCATCCTGGGCTCCGCCGACGAGGTCTGGGCCACCGCCGACATGCTGCTGAAGGTCAAGGAGCCGGTCGCCGAGGAGTACGGGCGGCTGCGCAAGGACCAGACGCTCTTCACCTATCTCCACCTCGCCGCCTCCAAGGAGTGCACCGACGCGCTCCTGGACTCCGGCACGACGGCCATCGCCTACGAGACGGTCGAGACGAGCAACCGCGCCCTGCCGCTGCTCGCCCCGATGTCCGAGGTCGCCGGCCGCATCGCCCCTCAGGTCGGCGCGTACCACCTGATGCGTTCCGCCGGCGGGCGCGGTGTGCTGCCCGGCGGCGTGCCGGGCGTGCAGGCCGGGCGTGCCGTCGTCATCGGCGGCGGTGTATCCGGCTGGAACGCCACGCAGATCGCCATCGGGCTGGGCTTCCATGTCACGCTCCTCGACAAGGACGTCAACAAGCTCCGCGAGGCCGACCGGATCTTCGGCACCAAGGTGCGCACGGTCGCCTCCAACGCATACGAGCTGGAGCGTGCCGTCCTCGAGGCGGACCTGGTCGTCGGCGCGGTGCTGATCCCGGGTGCGAAGGCGCCGAAGCTGGTGAGCAACGAGCTCGTCTCCCGCATGAAGCCGGGAAGTGTTCTTGTCGACATCGCGATCGACCAGGGTGGCTGCTTCGAGGACGCCCGGCCGACCACACACGCCGAACCGACCTTCCAGGTGCACGAGTCGGTCTTCTACTGCGTCGCGAACATGCCGGGCGCGGTGCCCAGCACGTCGACGTACGCGCTGACCAACGCGACGCTTCCCTACATCGTCGAGCTGGCCAACTGCGGCTGGCGGAACGCCCTTCGGCAGGACGCGACCCTGGCCAAGGGGCTCAACGTCCATGACGGGGAGGTCTTCTACGGACCCGTCGCCGAGGCGCACGGTCTCGGCAGCCGCGAACTCGGCACGCTGCTCGGCTGA